The sequence GGGTAAGTGGGGCTGTATTATCGATTATTCCGCAACAAGGTGCGATCGCCTGTTACAGTCCCCCCCTTGATCCCGAAGGAAATTCTGTGGGGAGTTTATTTTTGATTCAAACAATGGCTCAAAGTTTAGGGTTAAGTGTGTTTAATTAGACTGAATCAATTGTCGAATTTCCTGAGCCGTTGCGGGTGCTAATAAAATCCCATTTCGATAATGTCCAGTGGCTAATAAAATATTAGAAAATCCGGGTAAATTGCCAATAACAGGAGCGGGAATCCCTTCAGGACGAGGACGTAACCCCGACCAGGTTTTAAGAATCGTTGCCTTTTCTAAAGCTGGACAAATGGCGATCGCTCCTTTTAATACTAAATCCAAGGGTTCAGGAGTCACTAAAATTTCTTGATCATTTTCAGGAAATTCAACCGTTGCTCCCACCCAATATTCAGCATTTCCTAACGGTACAATATGAACATCATTTCCCGTAATTACAGGTTCTAACCCTAATGTTCCTAACGGTTCAACACAACGAACTTGCAACGCTTGTCCCAAAACCGGACGAATTTTAATCGGTTTTTTACCTGAATTTTCAGTTTCCAGGGGAGAAATTAAGGGTGTTGTTCCTAACCCTGATGCCATCACAACCCAATCAGCATTTAAGTCTCCTTCAGAGGTTTTAATCCGTTGACAAACTTGTTGTTCGTCTGGGGTTTTTAATACTTCTAAAAACTCTACCGTTACACCAAATTGAAAGGTTACGCCTCGATGTTGCGCTGCTTCAACTAAAGTTAAGGTTAATTGCGTGGGATCTAGTTGTCGATCATCAGGAGAATAAACCGCACCGAACACTTTTTCTGTATTAATCTGAGGATAGCGAGTTTGAATTTCCGTTGGATTTAACCATTCTAATTCAAAGCCTTGGGAACGCCGTAAATTGATAAGATTATGCCATTTTTCTAATTCCTCTTCGGCATAACATAATAATAAAATTCCTTGACGATTAAAGGGAATTTTTTGACCTGTTATGGCTTCTAATTCGGGAATTAAGGTTTCATAACGTTGCATACTATACTGTCTCAGTCGCCAAGCTCGTCCTTTTGTTTTTTGGCTAATAATTCCTATTAAAACCCCTAATGAAGCTCCTGTTGAAGCTTGAGCCGGAGGGTTTTGATCAATGACTGTAATCTTTAAATCGGGATTTTGGGAAAGTTCATAAGCCAGGGTTGCCCCAACGATACCACAGCCAATAATAACGATAGAATTCATAACTCAAATTTTAGAAAATTTTACAATTTTACTACTTACATTCCACACTACAAAATATAATATATTAGATTTCAAACGTAGAGGTAGTAGAAATAGGAGCGCAGAGGGAAGTAAAAAAAAGGAGCAACGGTGTTGACACTCCTCGCGAATCAAGCGACGAGGATTCTTAAGTAGTCCAAATACGAACTCTTAATGGCGTAGTCAATGCACCACTACTGACTCCATCGAGATTTAATCCCAATGTTGCCGATACTTTA comes from Planktothrix sp. FACHB-1365 and encodes:
- a CDS encoding FAD-binding oxidoreductase; this translates as MNSIVIIGCGIVGATLAYELSQNPDLKITVIDQNPPAQASTGASLGVLIGIISQKTKGRAWRLRQYSMQRYETLIPELEAITGQKIPFNRQGILLLCYAEEELEKWHNLINLRRSQGFELEWLNPTEIQTRYPQINTEKVFGAVYSPDDRQLDPTQLTLTLVEAAQHRGVTFQFGVTVEFLEVLKTPDEQQVCQRIKTSEGDLNADWVVMASGLGTTPLISPLETENSGKKPIKIRPVLGQALQVRCVEPLGTLGLEPVITGNDVHIVPLGNAEYWVGATVEFPENDQEILVTPEPLDLVLKGAIAICPALEKATILKTWSGLRPRPEGIPAPVIGNLPGFSNILLATGHYRNGILLAPATAQEIRQLIQSN